In Mercurialis annua linkage group LG5, ddMerAnnu1.2, whole genome shotgun sequence, a single genomic region encodes these proteins:
- the LOC126682576 gene encoding uncharacterized protein LOC126682576, which produces MTVDMGEVTSGVPNPSTIAVPNPTPDSVDLGPASGDQAPRFAAWADAQDPSRLSNVAILHACMENIMIKEDIESIDREHGDSLAEFACLGGFSVVQSIAVLERRRRDAVDQLKKLQRDSESWLSEKQKMEEEAGEATGLIQQLRSSVSAKTREISALEARVRTLSEEVESLQSSSGALTKERDDLKKEEGRLRRRLGDSGSFYSQVMTQYRLAIGAKLREQNPGVDLSGVNQLDPASLAKEVKAKLDKQKQDALKKA; this is translated from the exons atgactgtagatatgggcgaggttaCTAGTGGCGTTCCTAATCCGTCTACGATCGCCGTACCGAATCCGACGCCTGATTCGGTGGATCTTGGTCCTGCTTCTGGCGAtcaa gcacctcggttCGCAGCTTGGGCGGACGCACAAGATCCGTCTCGTCTttcaaacgtcgccattcttcatgcttgcatggagaatattatgataaaagaggacattgagtccattgatcgcgaacatggcgatagtttggctgagttcgcctgtctcggcggtttttcg gtggtccagtccatcgctgttttggagcgccgccgaagggatgcggtggatcaattgaagaagctccagagagattccgaatcctggctctccgaaaaacaaaagatggaggaggaggctggcgaggcgactggtctgatccaacagctgaggtcctccgtatctgccaagactcgggagatttccgctttagaggctcgggttcgaactttgtccgaggaagtcgagtctctacagtcttcttcaggtgctctcactaaggagagggatgatctgaagaaagaagaggggcgtctccgccggcgtttgggtgactctgggagcttttattcccaagtcatgactcaataccggttggcgatcggggcaaagctgcgggagcagaatcctggcgtcgatctttctggagtcaatcagttggatcctgcttctttggcgaaggaggtgaaggcgaagcttgataagcagaagcaagatgCTCTGAAGAaggcttaa
- the LOC126682562 gene encoding uncharacterized protein LOC126682562 codes for MVQRKVPSSKLGIQADHVKTEKRFGNLKPSSCQSQDGKNRGSDMKKKMKRSRSIKLSAIESLNSSPAKLPPLSPSIIAATPHKQPMIKTTGSSPNYMKATSSSEARKDRSYNTPTPSDSKNLRRRNSSNSKLSSSFSDTPIRSLTRSSSLKRVRTLTKSPSFKPVRCATKRCSRVALCADIDVQKATCSSTLKDSKFPAYLMLNPGGTDAEGTSILKVCPYTYCSLNGHHHEPAPPLKSFLKAKRRSMKAQKNAKPVVPSPFRAKPSTDGTEKTGNEVLIFSGEKSPQYEADFFIEIYATSIDDGAEATESLADDGNGTIDFAGEHSDSSSMHSSDAAAEQDNMQQDAEEVTDTSLQMDTDYASTEEGDNILEASDMEWEEGQRSISEIYNEVEHLNKPEKDFCIIGDYLSESKELDYPNEPEIIISDDRISNYTEETLADEVLQELFEQETASFDSQSRHSDPELEGILDEKREDADQDIMVNDNQNPITAEAFQFDTISEINSLSQELADEIVENHILLEKDQDGTNKLNTPNAMDSQEHSNSGICTISSAENDAAEVEKTEAEVDTEPDTAQSVLTADNGTSPGLGSRYQRQGRKSQELSSICNGKWTIQCEKPIMESDEERDFNPREPNFLPVIPDPDAEKVDLKHQIMDDRKNSEEWMVDYALRQAVTKLAPARKRKVALLVAAFETVLPVPKYETHRRNTSAVISHTRPMQACS; via the coding sequence ATGGTGCAAAGAAAAGTACCCAGCAGCAAGCTTGGAATCCAAGCTGATCATGTTAAAACAGAGAAGCGGTTCGGAAATCTGAAACCATCTTCTTGTCAGAGCCAAGATGGCAAGAACAGAGGATCAgatatgaaaaagaaaatgaaaaggtcAAGATCAATCAAACTTTCAGCTATTGAGAGCTTGAATTCATCACCTGCTAAGCTGCCGCCTCTCAGTCCTTCGATCATCGCAGCAACCCCACACAAGCAGCCTATGATCAAAACAACTGGCAGTTCACCGAATTACATGAAGGCTACGAGCAGCTCCGAGGCAAGAAAAGATCGTTCCTACAATACTCCAACTCCCTCGGATAGTAAGAATCTGCGCCGGAGAAATTCGAGCAATTCAAAGCTCAGCTCTTCTTTTAGCGATACACCAATTAGGAGTCTAACTAGGTCATCTAGTTTGAAGCGTGTGAGAACTTTAACGAAGAGTCCCAGTTTTAAACCGGTGAGATGCGCTACAAAGAGATGTTCCAGAGTAGCTTTATGTGCAGATATAGATGTACAGAAGGCTACCTGTTCTTCAACATTAAAGGACTCGAAGTTTCCTGCTTATTTGATGCTCAATCCTGGAGGTACAGACGCAGAAGGAACTTCGATCCTGAAGGTCTGTCCTTATACATACTGCTCTCTTAATGGTCATCACCACGAACCTGCGCCTCCCTTGAAGAGCTTTTTGAAGGCAAAAAGACGTTCAATGAAGGCCCAGAAGAACGCGAAACCTGTTGTGCCATCTCCATTTCGAGCTAAACCATCAACTGACGGGACAGAAAAAACTGGCAATGAGGTATTGATTTTTTCTGGCGAAAAGTCTCCACAGTATGAAGCAGATTTCTTTATTGAAATCTATGCCACAAGTATAGATGATGGTGCGGAAGCAACTGAAAGCCTTGCAGATGATGGTAACGGAACAATTGATTTTGCTGGAGAACACAGTGATTCCTCCTCCATGCATAGCAGCGATGCAGCAGCTGAACAAGACAACATGCAGCAAGATGCTGAGGAGGTGACTGATACATCATTGCAGATGGACACTGATTATGCAAGCACAGAAGAAGGTGATAACATACTTGAAGCTAGTGATATGGAGTGGGAAGAGGGACAACGCTCCATCTCAGAGATTTATAATGAAGTTGAACATCTGAACAAGCCTGAGAAAGATTTCTGCATCATTGGTGACTACCTTTCAGAAAGCAAGGAGCTTGATTATCCTAATGAGCCTGAGATCATTATATCAGATGATAGGATCAGCAACTACACTGAAGAGACTCTAGCTGATGAGGTACTTCAAGAACTCTTTGAACAAGAAACTGCCTCCTTTGACTCACAAAGCCGACACAGTGATCCTGAACTGGAAGGTATTCTTGATGAGAAGCGTGAAGATGCTGATCAAGATATCATGGTAAATGATAACCAAAACCCCATAACAGCTGAAGCTTTCCAATTTGACACAATTTCAGAAATAAATAGTTTAAGTCAAGAGTTAGCCGATGAAATTGTTGAGAATCATATTTTACTGGAGAAAGATCAAGATGGAACTAACAAACTCAACACTCCCAATGCAATGGATTCTCAGGAACACAGCAATTCCGGAATCTGTACGATCAGTTCAGCTGAAAATGATGCAGCAGAAGTTGAAAAGACGGAAGCAGAAGTCGACACAGAGCCAGATACAGCACAATCAGTGCTTACAGCCGATAATGGAACCAGTCCAGGACTAGGGTCTAGATACCAGCGACAAGGAAGGAAGTCCCAAGAACTTTCCAGCATCTGCAATGGGAAATGGACAATCCAGTGTGAGAAACCCATCATGGAGTCAGACGAAGAAAGGGATTTCAATCCAAGAGAACCAAATTTTCTTCCTGTTATTCCCGACCCAGATGCAGAAAAGGTTGATCTCAAGCATCAGATCATGGATGATAGAAAAAATTCTGAGGAATGGATGGTTGATTATGCACTCCGACAAGCTGTCACCAAACTTGCTCCGGCTAGAAAGAGGAAGGTGGCCTTACTTGTAGCAGCTTTTGAGACAGTCTTGCCTGTACCCAAATACGAAACTCATAGAAGGAATACATCAGCTGTCATTTCTCACACAAGACCTATGCAAGCATGTAGTTGA
- the LOC126682561 gene encoding pentatricopeptide repeat-containing protein At4g02750, with the protein MIKVINFCICVCIAISSSIFIYTFERGVMREKYHLKQLQFSSILAQKIHQQPINEFQSIKQTNIIPYPSKKILTQKHKQSNFQSATITDSDIVKWNGTITAHMRNGQLHSALQVFNSMPRRTTVSYNSMISGYLRNGKFDLARELFDKSPERDLFTWNVMLSGYIRNKNLTDARALFDRMPSRDVVSWNAMLSGYAQNGCVVEAREIFDQMPVKNSISWNGLLAAYVQNGRIEDARRLFESKIDWDVVSWNCLMGGFVRRKRLADARRLFDKIPGRDEVSWNTMITGYAQNGELDEARRLFEESPTQDVFTWTAMVSGFVQNGMLDEARCIFDKMPEKNSVSWNAMIAGYVQCKRMDMATELFDAMPFRNISSWNTMITGYAQSGDMACARNFFDRMPQRDSISWSAMIACYMQNGCNEEAVHLFVEMKRDGERWNRSSFTSALTACSNIAALELGRQLHGLLVKAGYETGCFVGNALLAMYCKCGSIDEAHDAFQEITHKDIISWNTMIYGYARHGFGKEALILFESMKTAGVEPDEATMVSVLSACGHTGLVEKGKEYFHLMNQQYGIRANSVHYTCMVDLLGRAGRLEEAQNLIRNMPFEPDASTWGALLGASRKHGNTGLGEKAAEMIFKMEPENSGMYVLLSNLYAALGRWPDVSKMRMKMRNEGVKKVPGYSWLEVRNKVHTFTVGDCFHPEKDKIYAFIEEVYLKMKREGYLSSTKIVLHDVEEEEKEHMLKYHSEKLAVAYGALSIPEGRPIRVIKNLRVCEDCHNAIKYISKIEGRLIILRDNNRFHHFKGGLCSCGDYW; encoded by the exons ATGATAAAggttataaatttttgtatttgtgtTTGTATTGCTATATCCTCGTCAAtttttatttacacttttgaaagAGGAGTCATGCGAGAGAAATACCATTTGAAACAGCTCCAGTTCAGCTCCATACTCGCACAGAAGATTCATCAACAGCCCATCAACGAGTTCCAGTCGattaaacaaacaaacataATTCCTTACCCATCAAAGAAAATATTAACCCAAAAACACAAGCAATCCAATTTCCAATCAGCCACCATTACAGACTCCGACATAGTAAAATGGAACGGAACAATCACTGCGCACATGCGCAACGGACAACTTCACTCTGCGCTTCAAGTGTTCAACTCCATGCCTCGTCGAACCACAGTTTCGTACAATTCAATGATCTCTGGGTACTTAAGGAATGGAAAATTTGACCTTGCACGAGAACTGTTTGATAAAAGTCCTGAGAGAGATTTGTTCACGTGGAATGTGATGCTTAGTGGGTATATTAGGAACAAGAATCTCACTGATGCTCGTGCATTGTTTGATCGAATGCCGAGTAGGGATGTTGTTTCTTGGAACGCAATGCTTTCTGGGTATGCTCAGAATGGGTGTGTTGTTGAGGCTAGAGAAATATTTGATCAAATGCCTGTTAAGAATTCCATTTCTTGGAATGGTTTGCTTGCGGCGTATGTGCAGAATGGGCGAATAGAGGATGCAAGGAGGTTATTTGAGTCCAAGATTGATTGGGATGTTGTTTCTTGGAACTGTTTGATGGGTGGGTTTGTTAGGAGGAAGAGGTTAGCGGATGCGAGGAGACTTTTCGATAAGATTCCTGGGCGAGATGAGGTTTCGTGGAATACTATGATTACGGGTTATGCGCAAAATGGAGAGTTGGACGAAGCAAGGAGGTTGTTTGAGGAGTCTCCAACTCAGGATGTGTTCACTTGGACTGCTATGGTTTCTGGATTTGTGCAAAATGGGATGTTGGATGAAGCTAGATGTATTTTTGATAAGATGCCGGAAAAGAATTCAGTGTCATGGAATGCGATGATTGCAGGATATGTACAATGTAAGAGGATGGACATGGCAACAGAGCTGTTTGACGCAATGCCTTTTAGAAATATAAGTTCTTGGAATACAATGATAACCGGATATGCTCAGAGTGGAGATATGGCCTGTGCCAGGAATTTCTTTGATAGGATGCCTCAGCGTGACTCCATCTCTTGGTCCGCCATGATCGCCTGCTATATGCAAAATGGTTGTAATGAAGAGGCTGTGCATCTTTTTGTTGAAATGAAAAGAGATGGGGAAAGATGGAACAGGTCCTCATTTACTTCTGCTTTAACTGCTTGTTCCAACATTGCAGCTCTAGAGTTAGGTAGGCAATTGCATGGATTGCTGGTTAAGGCTGGATATGAGACTGGTTGTTTTGTGGGGAACGCTCTTCTTGCCATGTATTGCAAGTGTGGAAGCATAGATGAAGCACATGATGCATTTCAAGAAATAACACATAAGGATATAATCTCATGGAATACCATGATTTATGGTTATGCGAGGCATGGATTTGGCAAAGAGGCTCTGATTCTCTTCGAGTCAATGAAGACAGCTGGTGTTGAGCCTGATGAAGCCACTATG GTTAGTGTGCTGTCGGCTTGTGGTCATACTGGCTTGGTTGAGAAAGGAAAGGAATATTTTCATTTGATGAATCAACAGTATGGTATAAGGGCGAATTCAGTTCATTACACTTGCATGGTTGATCTTCTTGGTCGAGCGGGACGCTTGGAAGAGGcccaaaatttaattagaaacaTGCCATTTGAACCAGATGCTTCAACATGGGGAGCTTTACTGGGTGCAAGCAGGAAACATGGTAATACTGGATTAGGTGAAAAGGCTGCTGAGATGATTTTCAAGATGGAGCCTGAAAACTCAGGTATGTATGTTCTTCTCTCAAATTTATATGCAGCTTTAGGAAGATGGCCTGATGTTAGTAAGATGAGAATGAAAATGAGGAATGAAGGTGTGAAAAAGGTACCTGGGTATAGTTGGCTTGAAGTGCGAAACAAAGTTCATACATTTACAGTTGGGGATTGCTTCCATCCAGAGAAGGATAAAATATATGCATTTATAGAAGAGGTATATTTGAAAATGAAGCGTGAGGGATATTTATCCTCTACAAAAATTGTTTTACATGATGTGGAAGAGGAGGAAAAGGAGCATATGCTCAAGTATCACAGTGAGAAGTTGGCTGTGGCATATGGTGCTCTATCCATACCTGAAGGTAGACCTATTCGTGTTATTAAAAACTTGCGTGTGTGTGAAGACTGTCACAATGCCATCAAATACATCTCAAAAATTGAGGGAAGACTGATCATATTAAGAGATAATAATCGATTTCACCACTTCAAAGGGGGTTTGTGCTCTTGTGGGGATTACTGGTGA
- the LOC126682575 gene encoding uncharacterized protein LOC126682575: protein MEGSSFAKELYSDSLKLSKLELDVSGGDDHDLQGGDGSFWGDSDEEFNKSSDLDREWERRRDQFYNVGYRDGLSAGKESIAQEGFNIGFKRSALVGFDWGLVRGVSSAFACLPEELKASLIETQEKRKKFQELYDTVHSISTADALKSFHDDLVTKEAAEHIENSKSCSDTTSLENKISDFNLGNYAGELQQLLLESPAIDSHLSVKFFFQDSVMLQPL, encoded by the exons ATGGAAGGCAGTAGTTTTGCAAAGGAGCTTTATTCTGACAGTTTGAAATTGTCAAAATTAGAATTGGATGTCTCTG GTGGAGATGATCATGATTTACAGGGTGGAGATGGATCATTTTGGGGCGATTCTGATGAGGAATTTAATAAATCATCTGATTTAGATAGGGAATGGGAGAGGAGGCGCGATCAATTTTATAAT GTCGGATACCGTGATGGTCTTTCTGCAGGTAAAGAAAGTATTGCACAAGAAGGTTTTAATATTGGTTTCAAACGATCTGCTCTTGTTGGATTTGATTGGGGTCTTGTTAGAGGTGTTTCTAG TGCATTTGCCTGTCTTCCGGAAGAATTGAAAGCGAGTCTGATTGAAACAcaagaaaagagaaagaaattCCAGGAATTGTATGATACTGTACATTCTATTTCCACAGCTGATGCACTCAAATCATTTCATGACGATTTAGTGACAAAGGAAGCAGCAGAACACATTGAAAATTCCAAGTCTTGTTCTGATACAACAAGCTTGGAAAACAAAATTTCAGACTTCAATTTAGGGAATTATGCAGGAGAGCTTCAACAACTTCTTCTTGAATCTCCTGCAATTGACTCTCATTTATCAGTAaa atttttttttcaagattCTGTTATGTTGCAGCCGCTTTGA
- the LOC126682571 gene encoding protein trichome birefringence-like 38 gives MEFGRKQRSCHVVIAMFMLCLCLANCSKLKQIRKQKKSTCDVYQGSWVYDESFPLYNSSACPFIRQEFDCFKYGRPDHLYLEYRWQPTECDLPRFDGQDFLRKLKGKKIMFIGDSVSLNQYESLLCLLHAAVPNSNIRQDKNATFPTVIFEDYDVSIMLFHTLLLVDVEQELVGRVLKLDSLKNGEIWKDMDVLVFNTWLWWYRRGPKQPWDYVEDGENILKDIDRMDAFRKALTTWAKWVDSDVDTSKTRVIFQGISPSHYNGSEWNKPGVTNCSNETQPISGSSYSRGSPLALSVLEDVLSRIKKPVHLLNITTLSQLRKDAHPGPFNGLKGMDCTHWCIAGLPDTWNNLLYSFLTT, from the exons ATGGAGTTTGGAAGAAAGCAAAGATCTTGTCATGTTGTTATTGCCATGTTTATGTTATGTTTATGTCTGGCAAACTGTAGCAAACTGAAGCAGATCAGAAAACAGAAGAAGAGTACGTGTGATGTTTATCAAGGAAGTTGGGTATACGACGAGTCGTTTCCTCTGTATAATTCATCAGCCTGCCCTTTCATTCGCCAGGAGTTTGATTGTTTCAAGTATGGCCGGCCTGATCATCTTTACCTTGAGTATAGATGGCAGCCCACTGAATGTGACCTGCCAAG GTTCGATGGCCAAGATTTTCTGAGGAAACTAAAAGGCAAAAAAATAATGTTTATAGGAGACTCGGTGAGTCTGAACCAATACGAGTCATTATTATGCTTGCTTCATGCGGCTGTTCCTAATTCCAATATTAGGCAGGACAAAAATGCCACTTTTCCTACAGTCATTTTTGAGGACTATGATGTATCAATAATGCTATTTCATACTCTTTTACTAGTTGACGTCGAACAAGAACTCGTTGGTCGAGTTCTAAAGCTCGATTCTCTCAAGAATGGCGAAATTTGGAAAGATATGGATGTTCTTGTTTTCAACACTTGGCTATGGTGGTACCGTAGAGGACCTAAGCAACC ATGGGATTATGTCGAAGATGGTGAGAACATTCTGAAAGACATTGATCGTATGGATGCATTTCGTAAAGCTTTAACAACGTGGGCGAAATGGGTCGATTCTGATGTGGACACAAGTAAAACCCGAGTCATTTTTCAAGGAATTTCTCCTTCACATTATAA TGGGAGCGAATGGAATAAGCCAGGAGTGACCAATTGTTCAAACGAGACGCAACCAATTAGCGGATCGAGTTATTCGAGAGGTTCACCACTGGCATTATCAGTATTGGAAGATGTATTAAGCAGGATCAAGAAACCGGTTCATTTGCTGAATATAACAACTCTGTCTCAGCTTAGGAAAGATGCACACCCAGGTCCTTTTAACGGGCTTAAGGGCATGGACTGCACTCATTGGTGCATTGCAGGACTTCCAGATACTTGGAATAATCTTCTCTATTCATTTCTTACAACATAG
- the LOC126682577 gene encoding dirigent protein 1-like: MAYTLVSLYFILFPSLFAITRAIFSEELAQGIAIKREEKTTHLHFYFHDIVAGKNATAIRIAGPQDSSITDFGNTMMIDDPLTEGPNLTSKLIGRAQGMYAVAAQNDMLLLMVLNYAFTEGEYDGSSISILGRNHVFDDSREMPIVGGTGAFRLASGYALAHTIHVDMVEAIVEYHVYVTHY; encoded by the coding sequence ATGGCTTACACTCTCGTCTCCCTCTATTTCATTTTGTTTCCATCATTATTCGCCATCACTCGTGCAATTTTCTCCGAGGAATTAGCTCAAGGCATAGCTATAAAACGCGAAGAGAAGACTACACACTTACATTTCTACTTTCACGACATTGTAGCTGGCAAAAATGCAACCGCCATTAGAATTGCTGGACCTCAAGATAGTAGCATTACAGATTTTGGTAATACAATGATGATAGATGATCCATTGACGGAAGGTCCTAATCTTACGTCAAAGCTGATTGGAAGAGCTCAGGGTATGTATGCGGTGGCAGCTCAAAATGATATGTTATTGTTAATGGTATTGAACTATGCATTTACAGAAGGAGAGTATGACGGAAGCAGCATTAGCATTCTCGGAAGAAATCATGTTTTTGATGATAGCAGAGAAATGCCTATAGTTGGAGGGACCGGGGCTTTTAGGCTTGCTAGTGGCTACGCGTTGGCGCATACTATTCATGTTGACATGGTAGAAGCAATTGTCGAATATCATGTCTACGTTACACATTACTAA
- the LOC126682567 gene encoding scarecrow-like protein 3 encodes MAQEDGASSVSSPIQFFPWMSLSPGYGSPYPWPRELKSEERGLYLIHLLLACANHVASGNVENANMSLEHISHLASADGDTMQRIAAYFTEALADRILKRCWPGLQKALNFTKKSLVSEEILVQRLFFELFPFLKLAYVITNQAIVEAMEGEKVVHIIDLNSSEPAQWINLLQTLSARPEGPPHLRITGIHEQKEVLDQMANRLTEEAEKLDIPFQFNPVVSKLEDLDFESLRVKTGEALAVSSVLQLHSLLASDDEMPKQKSPSAAKNPIANHFQRALQLSKNQKTLGEWLEKDFIHVYSASPDSALSPLSVAPSPKMGSFLTALWGLSPKLVVITEQEANHNCFTLADRVTEALNFYGALFDSLESNVSRTSVERQKVEKMLFGEEIKNIIACEGCERKERHEKLEKWILRLELGGFGRVRLSYHGMLQASRFLHSYGYDGYKIKEENGCLVICWHDRPLFSVSAWRFRTFD; translated from the coding sequence ATGGCGCAAGAAGATGGAGCATCATCTGTATCGTCACCGATTCAGTTCTTTCCGTGGATGTCGCTATCTCCGGGATATGGATCGCCATACCCATGGCCGAGGGAGCTAAAATCGGAAGAGAGGGGTTTGTACCTGATTCATCTGCTGCTTGCTTGTGCTAACCATGTTGCTTCTGGAAATGTTGAAAATGCAAATATGAGCCTCGAGCATATCTCCCATCTTGCCTCTGCTGATGGTGATACTATGCAGCGTATTGCTGCTTACTTCACCGAGGCACTTGCTGATAGGATTCTTAAAAGATGCTGGCCTGGTTTGCAGAAAGCCCTCAATTTTACGAAAAAATCGTTGGTATCTGAGGAAATTCTTGTTCAGAGATTATTCTTTGAGCTCTTTCCGTTTTTAAAGCTTGCTTATGTGATCACAAATCAAGCCATTGTAGAGGCAATGGAAGGGGAAAAGGTGGTACATATTATTGATCTCAATTCATCGGAACCTGCTCAGTGGATTAATCTGCTTCAAACATTAAGTGCACGGCCTGAAGGCCCACCCCATTTGAGAATTACAGGTATTCATGAACAGAAAGAAGTGCTGGACCAAATGGCTAATCGGCTGACAGAAGAAGCTGAAAAGTTGGACATACCATTTCAGTTTAATCCTGTTGTAAGCAAACTAGAGGATCTAGACTTTGAAAGCTTGCGTGTTAAGACTGGAGAAGCTCTTGCTGTCAGCTCGGTTCTCCAGCTACACTCTCTATTGGCATCCGATGATGAAATGCCTAAGCAAAAATCGCCATCCGCTGCAAAGAATCCAATTGCTAATCACTTTCAGAGAGCTTTGCAGTTAAGCAAAAACCAAAAAACGTTAGGCGAGTGGCTGGAGAAAGATTTCATCCATGTTTACAGCGCAAGTCCCGATTCAGCATTGTCCCCGTTATCTGTAGCTCCTTCACCGAAGATGGGCAGCTTTCTAACTGCACTCTGGGGTCTTTCACCAAAATTGGTGGTGATCACTGAGCAGGAAGCAAACCACAACTGTTTTACTTTAGCGGATAGGGTAACAGAGGCATTGAACTTCTATGGTGCACTTTTTGATAGCTTGGAGTCGAATGTATCAAGAACGTCAGTAGAGCGACAAAAAGTTGAGAAGATGCTATTCGGAgaggaaataaagaatataATTGCTTGCGAGGGCTGTGAGAGGAAGGAGAGACACGAGAAGCTGGAAAAATGGATTCTAAGACTTGAATTGGGCGGGTTTGGAAGAGTTCGTTTGAGCTACCATGGTATGTTGCAGGCAAGCAGGTTTCTTCATAGCTATGGCTACGATGGATACAAGATCAAAGAAGAGAACGGATGTTTAGTTATTTGCTGGCACGATAGACCCCTTTTCTCTGTATCTGCCTGGAGATTCAGAACTTTTGATTAA